The following coding sequences lie in one Hyphobacterium sp. CCMP332 genomic window:
- a CDS encoding HNH endonuclease: MTSASLGFVVRTELNKAATANGFRVTDGEADGWLKFKSSSASGTLFLTGAGDQGPWYVGLDHAGVVPELEVDPDPISGPGLARYKFSSLKTYYEALERIYQLSASLPDGPLHDFEGAIRDLPRNTEAERLLVQRVGQEKFRSALIDYWDGTCPLTGISDPALLRASHIRPWADCETDAERLNTYNGLLLSSLWDAAFDKGLVSFDDDGAPIYGPNLSEKARDALEHQVQQCIPIRDAHRERLAYHRQHVFQEED, translated from the coding sequence TTGACCTCTGCTTCTCTTGGTTTCGTTGTCAGAACTGAACTAAATAAAGCCGCCACGGCAAACGGGTTTCGAGTGACTGATGGCGAGGCCGATGGCTGGCTGAAGTTCAAATCTAGCTCCGCTTCCGGAACACTCTTCCTAACCGGCGCTGGGGATCAGGGGCCATGGTATGTCGGCCTTGACCACGCTGGCGTTGTTCCCGAGCTGGAGGTCGATCCAGATCCAATCTCCGGCCCTGGGCTCGCCCGATACAAATTCAGCTCTCTAAAAACTTACTACGAGGCTTTAGAGCGGATTTATCAGCTCTCAGCATCTCTACCCGATGGCCCTTTACACGACTTTGAAGGTGCTATCCGCGACTTGCCACGCAATACAGAGGCCGAACGCCTCCTGGTCCAGCGCGTGGGACAAGAGAAGTTTCGAAGCGCCCTAATTGACTACTGGGATGGTACATGCCCGCTGACCGGCATTAGCGATCCGGCGCTTCTCCGCGCCTCTCATATTCGCCCCTGGGCTGATTGCGAGACCGATGCGGAGCGTTTGAACACCTATAATGGTTTGTTGCTGTCCTCGCTCTGGGATGCCGCTTTCGATAAAGGTCTGGTCAGCTTCGATGATGACGGCGCACCAATCTACGGGCCGAATTTGAGTGAAAAGGCGAGGGACGCGCTCGAGCACCAGGTCCAACAATGCATCCCCATTCGCGACGCTCATCGAGAACGGCTGGCCTATCACCGCCAGCATGTGTTCCAAGAAGAGGATTGA